The nucleotide sequence TTCTAGGTCAGCCTCCCCCGAAAAGACGATTACTAGATGAATTCGACAGAACTGTTAGTAGTCCAAGAGGATCAACACTTCAGCCAGAAAAAAGCTGTCCAACTGGTAAAACCATAGTAATGCAACACATTTTCCAAATAATACATATTTCCTTTTATAAGTTAAATGGCtcttaatttgtatttttgttacttAAGGTGTAATGAAAGACAGGAGAGTTTTCAAGTACAGCGTCTCTCTTCATCCAAACATCACAAGGCCAAACAGGTAAGCTGCATGTGGACTGTTGACCATGCTTTTAAGGAGTGGGCATAAGTTATCATCCCATAGTCATGTAATTCTTTGTCTTATAGGGATGGAAAAAACGACATGGTAACCAGTTTGCAGCAGGCAACACCACACTCATCCCCAGGTGACAGAAAATCCACTCATTCCAAGATACCAGCATTTGTTCCTCCATTCTTGAAGAATTCAAAGATGGAGACTCACAAGAATAACATGGTCAAGGACAACATAAGAACACCTGTGTTTGTTCCTCCgttcaaaaaacaaagaactaTTGTCCAAGAGAGCTCTAAACCacacgaggaggaggagaaacaccACAGTGTCTCTGTAATGCCCTCAAACAGCAACACTTTTGTACCACCCACTAAAAAGACAAGCAGACAAAGCACTACAGATGTAACTGGTAATAAAAGCACAGAAGTTACTCATACAGTGGCCTTGGCTGATAACACAAAGGATGATCTTGTGGAAAATCGTAAAAGTCCTGTTGGCTATAGAACAGAGGATTCTGCTGCAGAGGCTTCAGGTGTGGCGGACACATTATCCAGAAGTCAAGGTAACCTTTTTGGATGATGTCAGTGTAATACGCTGGAATAGTATGCAGCAtaacaaaggaaaaataatcACCTGTTTATGGTCTGTTAACAGAAATTCAGACTCTTCAGAACATAGAGCTGGCACGAGATATGCAAGACATGAGGATCAGGAAGAAGAAGCGCCAGACTATCCGACCTCTGCCAGGGAGCCTATTTCTAACCAAAACTTCAGGAGTGTCAAAGATCCCACTAAAAGATGTGGTGAATGGAAAGCCCCCTACAAAATACACCCAAAAACAGGTTAGGCCAAAACTCACACTGGGCTTTAGAGTGTTTTTTATCATGGTTATCTTTGTTGTATTTGGTTAGAAATGACAGCACTGTCATGTAAGCAACTTGATgacatgttcatgtttatgtttttcagCTGTACGGATATGGAGTGCATCAGCATGTGTCTGAGATCACCAGTGAGAATGCACAGTCGTTTCGCTTCAGTATACAGCAGTTCCTCAAACGGGAAGCATTCATAGATGAAGGTGGTGTTCAGCTTGCTGATGGCGGATGGCTGATCCCAAGCAAGAACGGGACTGCAGGGAAAGAAGAGTTCTATAGGTATCAGTGACATTAAATTGAGGTTAACTTTAGTAATACTGTTGAACTAATGATAATATTTGAGACACCAGGTGTATTTGCAAATGCAGACTGCACTGAATATGATCTTGTCCCACACTGTCCGCAGAGCTTTATGTGACACCCCAGGTGTGGATCCTAAACTGATCAGTGAGGAGTGGGTGTATAATCACTACAGGTGGATTGTGTGGAAGCAGGCCTCCATGGAAAGATCCTTTCCAGGAACAATGGGCAGCCTCTGTCTCAACCCAGAGCAAGTTCTCCTACAACTCAAATACAGGTATGTAGAATTATGGGTGATTTTAGGTTGCCTTGTTACTGCAGTTTTAGTTGATTTAATCTTGAAATTACCCAAATATCTACACATCTTGGTTCAAAAGGTGTCTAACAATATAGTCCCTGAACTATCTCTCAGATTATACATAGCTTGTTGAAAGTTTGTGTACCATATACAAAAGGCTCTGTCATTACTGTCATTGTTAAGttttaataatgtaatcatAAGAAATTAGCATAAATACTGTGTCTAAGTTTGTTACTGTAAAGCACCCAAGAGTGCTTATAGTAATTGCCTCTTTCTCTAcaacatttatgtatttgttttatcttaTGGGTTTGTGTCAGATATGATGTTGAGGTGGACCACAGTCGCAGGCCAGCTCTGAGAAAGATCATGGAAAAGGACGACACAGCTGCAAAAACCATGGTTCTCTGTGTTTGCGGGGTCATCTCTAGGGGTCACTACCCAACCAGACAAAGTCACAATGATGCCAAGACTCCACACAGTGCTGATGCAAAGGCTGAAAATCCATGTGCAGTTGTTTGGCTGACAGATGGATGGTACACCATTAAAGCCCCACTGGATGATCCCTTGACTGCCATGCTTCACAAAGGTCGACTGGCTGTTGGTGGAAAGCTGATCATTCATGGGGCTCAGCTGGTGGGATCCCAAGATGCTTGCTCCCCTCTAGAGGCACCCGAATCTCTCATGTTAAAGGTACATTAAGGGACAGGTCTCTGTCCTTCCATCGTCCTCTCTATGAAGTTTGACCAAGATAACATGTTGACCTATTGTCTGTCTTTTCAGATTTGTGCCAATAGCAGCAGACCAGCACGATGGGATACTAAGCTTGGATTTTTCAGGGATCCACGGCCGTTCCTGCTGCCTCTCTCCTATTTGTACAGCAATGGAGGGCCTGTTGGATGTGTGGATATTGTCATACTGAGAAGCTACCCCATACAAGTGCGTTTCCTCATGTACTAACTATACTGTTACTCCTGTCAGTTCATGGTATGATGCTATGTGACAGtttgtttgtcatgtttttctaGTGGATGGAGAGGAAACCAGATGGTGGCATTGTGTTCCGTTCTGTCCGTGCAGAAGAGAAGGAGGCGAGACGCTACAACAGCCAGAAGCAAAAGGCTATGGAGATTGTTTTTGCAAAGATTCAAGTAGAATttgagaaggaagaaaaaggtaGCAATCCTGTTTTCAGCGTGTTTAGTACAGACTTAAATGGAATATATTTGAACAATTTGTTTTCCTCAGGTAATAACAAACCTCAACGCAGAAGACGGACAATCAGTCGTCACGATATTGCAAGTCTGCAAGATGGAGAAGAGCTGTATGAAGCAGTGAGGGATGATCCAGCTTACCTTGAGGTTATAAGAAACTTACTTTACATATTGTGTTCTTGTGCAGTATAACTTGAGGCATTCTATTAATGTAGACTTTTGATTGAACATCTGTTCCCTTCTATGTTCAAGGCTCATTTGAGTGAACAACAGTTGGAGACTCTACACACCTACAGACGCTCTCTGATTGAGAAGAAGCAGGCTGAACTGCAGGACCGGTACCGTCGTGCTCTAGAAAATTCAGAGGAAAATGAGGGGACCTGTCCCAAACGTGACGTTACTCCTGTTTGGAGACTCTGCATTGCTGACTCTACGAATCAAAGCAGCAGCGGTGTGTCctcatttgtcttcatttagtTTGGGTACTACTAACAAATGTACTATTTAAAGAATGATttataataatgttgttttttgcgTGCTTGTCTTAGTTTACCAGCTGAACATGTGGCGACCGTCTTCAGACCTTCagtcttttttaaaggaaggCTGTCGATACAAAGTCTATAACCTCACCACTTCAGATGGAAAAAAGCGCAGTGGTATTGAAACTGTTCAGTTCACCGGGAACAAGAAAACACAGTTTCAGGACATACAGGTACTGAAAAAATGAACTGTCTTCAGCACAGGGaattatttatacagtatttgtaAATTAGATACGAATGATTAATAATACTTCTTATTTGGCTTTTCATGCAGGCTTCAGAGGAATGGTTATCAACACACTTTCAACCAAGGGTGTCTGCAAATTTTGTGGATCTCCAAAACCCAGAATTCCAGCCACTCTGTGGCGAGGTTGACCTCACAGGATATGTCATCAGTATCACTGATGGTCAAGGTaggtgatttttctttttcctaacTGTTTCTGCCTGTACTACATTGTTAACTAAATGACTGTACTTTTGAACACAGGTTCCTCTCCTGCATTTTATCTGGTCGATGGGAAACTGAACTTCGTTAGAGTGCGTTGTTTCAGCAGCTTGGCTCAGTCTGGTGTGGAAGATGTGGTGAAACCACGTGAGCTGTTAGCTCTTAGCAACCTTCAGCTGAGAGGTCAGTCTACATCTCCCACTCCTGTTGTGTATGCTGGAGATCTCACCGTCTTCTCAACAAACCCCAAGGAAACACATCTACAGGAATCCCTCTGTCAACTAAGAAACCTGGTCCAGGTACAGTGTATTATTACCAAGTACCTGTAAAgcttttgttttgggtttttttttttttctttcattcaagGACACCTTACTTGTCAAGGATGGATTCATACAATTTAGATTTGTTCTTACAGCCAGATTGCATCATGTTCAAAAGAAATCATAAGAATAATATAGGAACAGCAGTATTTCTCAATTATGAAATTTTGTCATGCTGTCTGAGCtaacttttaaaagaacaacactatgagggtttttaaaaaacttttttaggTATGCATCTGGTAGAAGAGCGCTTAAGATACCTTTGCTGCATGCCATCTCTCCCTgcatttttgtttctgttcctGTATCTCTATTATCACCAGCAACTAAAGTAAAGTTGCCAAACAACACTATTGTAAAAACTTCATTTGGGgacattttgtctttattgaACGTGGGACAGTAGAGGTGGTGACAGGGAATGAGGATAGAGGGAGATGGGAAATGACGTGCAAAAAAGCCAAGGAATCAAACTGATTCCTGCTTCCTAACCacaaaacaaaatcttaaaattacatttctgtcatttgtttttagGGTCAGAAGAACTTCTTTCTTACTGCTGAGGAGAAGCTTTCACATTTAATCAGATCTGTTGGCATGAGCTCCATCTCCTCTCCAGCTCTGCAACCAAGGACCCCAGCAGTACTGCAGCAGACTACAacagacaaaatacaaaacacaaagacaagtGTGAGTTTATGTGGTTGATGTAGTATTTGGGACTGTTTGGCTCATTCGCTCCTATAAGCAATGAgtgtctttaaaaatataatgtgtTCTGCTATTCAGGTGATGTCTCAGCAGCCAATCCGAAGCCTTGGATCCTTCACACCTGTGAGCAGGAACCCTCCTCTGGGAAACGGTTCAACAGAGAAAGACCCGAAAAgcctgaagaggaggagagctcTGGACCATCTGTCTCGTATCCCATCACCACCACCTGTGCTCAATCTGAGCTCAGTGGCTTCACCATGTGTAAATAAGACATTCAATCCCCCTCGGAGGTCTGGGACACCTAGCACTTTAAAAACTGTACAGACTCCAGCTCCCAAACCTGTTGTTTTGCCGGTGGAGGATGAATGGGTGAACGATGAGGAGCTGGCTATGATTGATACTCAGGCATTACATGTTGGTACATAGACTGTATGATGATAAGTGCActacaacttttaaaaaaactgtacaaatgtgtgaatgtaaagGTTATATTCTGTGGTTGTTTGGTAGTTTCACTGGACTCATTAAAGAGGTGAAATCACTATCACTTGACAACAGTAAAATCATTTCATTGCTTCACACTTTCTATATTCAAACCTGGTAGCTAAGGAAGGTAAATCAAGCAATTGCTATTTATCTTcatatttgtgttgtgtttgaggCTGACCAGGGGGACACTGGTAGCCCACCTGTTGATAGTGACAAAGTAAGTTCTAAAAAAACATACCATTAGTTAATCATTTGCCAGCTATTGAATTTATTACCGCCTCTTTTAATAATTGatcaaaatttgaaagaaaaatgtccaaattctctgaacCAGCctctaaaatatgaatatgttcTTGTTTATTCAGTTTTCTTTGATAGTAAAAGTAATGTTGGATTATGGACTGTTGGTCATGACAGAAGACCTTTGAGAATAttatcttgggctttgggaaatagtgatttacatttttcaccattttctgatatttaaagaccaaacaactaatggATTGTTCTAAACCTGTATTAAACAAACTAAGGCTCAGTATACATCATTCGTGAccaaaatgtaaagtgcttaaATAGTTCAGGGCTTatttgaagaaaagaaaaggagattCTCCTCTTCTTTAAACTGAATAAACTTAATAACTGGGGCATGTTAGATATGTAAATTATGAAGaccaaacaaaatataacattatattgGTCCAAAAGcaatgcttttaaatgtaatttccaAATTATGTAGGAAGAATGTTCACTTCATAGAGCAGACAGCATCAACagaacatatacatacacatagtttatatatgtatatcttaaaataaatcaatttttatatttagttataAGAAAAGACGTATAGGTATTGATCccaagtgataaaataaatcaagttagatgaaaaataaaaaataaaatactaaatacaataaacaatctctgtgtaagtAAATGTccatgtgtgcaatgttcctgggattaacatAGGACAGGAAGGACAGCATCAGTCATtgttagtgggagtgggaggtacggGGAGCTGTgttgttgtacagtctgatgacTGATGTGTGAGATGTCCAGCATGTACATTACCAAGACCCGAAACCAAAGCAGCCATCATTTCTTTTAtgatttacacctgtgcttttcctcaTATGTCATATCAAATGTCCTTCAGTTCACGACAAGGTGATCGGCGATTACCGTTTCAGTCCAATTGGGGGCGCTAATTCAGTCGACAGCCCTAatttagaaagagaaaaagaagaataacgATATCACTTCCGTAAACACAAAGCTGCAATGTGGAGATTTTGTGCCGGGTTTATTTTGTTtacgttgtttttttaaccacttttaGCACGAATATCCTCTAAAAACAGATGGTAAGTAACATTTATGCTGctgtattaaataaataaagtagttGATTAAACAAAGTGGGATTTATATCGGTCAGCTAACGGGATATTCTTGGTTTCGATATTAGGCTTGATTAATGGATAGTGCAGGTATGTACTGTACTTTGTAACATACACAGAACTACTAACTTAGCTGATTTGCCAACACTGACTGTGTAATCAAACACCAAAATCCAACCGTACAAGTACTTGGAATGTGTAGTTGCTCAGTGTATTCATTTCGTTTTGAATTTCCTGCAGATGTCTCAAGAAAATGGTGCAACATGTGTGAGCAATAACTCCAGCAGTCCACACAGAAATGAGAAGGAGCGTGTTTTAAAGGAGGTAGGATTCACCAGCACCACCTTCATTGGTCCAGCGTTTCCTCCAAAGACTACCACAGTAAAGACTGACATTGAAGACACACTGAGTGAGTTTTACAAAGAGCTCGAGAAGCTTGATGCTCCTGATGGCACTACTGTTAACCCAGGGAAACAATATGCAGGTGTTGTACAACCATCCCTGCATCCCAAAACATCCACCAGGAAAGAGGGACAGCGCACAAACCAGGAGAAAACTGATAACACAaccagacaggcagacacagATGGACGCAGCGGACAGAAACGGCCATCTTGGTATCAAAATGAGCCGTACTACCCCAAAAGACCGAGGTCAGGCATTGATATGAACTCTGCTCATGATCCGCAGCATTATCCTCATGCACCAAACAGACCACCAAACCCAAGATTTGACAggcttcctttccatcctccacCCCCGCCATCTGCATTCCCAAATCCACCAGACCTACCATCACACATCAATCACAACAGGATTGACACAGGCATGATAAACCAGTATAGAGACCAGCCTCCTTTTCCACCCTTTTCGACGAATGAATGCAGTCACCCCCCTCAGGACTTTATTGGAGATACTCCATACCGCCATGACAGGGATGAACGGGGTTATGACCACAATGCACGGCCAGATTATGTTAATGTTGGATGGTCTAGAGATAAACAAGAGGAGTGGTCTCAATTTAGTGAAGATTTTGACTGGCGCCAGAGATTTGATTCAGAAAATGAACTGTGGGAGCGACAGCATCACTGCAGACCCCCTGATAACACTCTTTCCCAACATTCTTCCTTGGTGCTGATCTTGATGAGGGGATTACCAGGGTCTGGGAAATCAACAATGGCAAGGTACATCTGTGTGTAATCTGGAGTGTCATAAAtgaatttgttgttgtttgttttatgttttttaatttgtattaaaaaCCATTTGTGACCATCTTTCTCACAGGGAGTTGCTCTCCACTGGTCCCAGTGGGTTAATACTGAGCACAGATGACTACTTTGCGTATAAAGATGGCTACCACTATGAACCAGGACTTCTTGGAAAGGCACATGAATGGAACCAGAGCAGAGGTGTTGTCTACTTAAATGCTTATACAGGTTATAGGATTGGTTTACAGTTATCCAAGCCTGTTTTAACACAACAGTCCGGcgtcatactggctattaaaagatccccttcaaatctgctttcaatgtaagtgatgggggataAAATACATAGTGTATCCACacagttaaaaatgttcaaaaatgcatttaaaagttgttgTGAAGcctatatgaggcttcagcagccTGAGTTAGTCAcgtcaagtggatatctgccacatgtacagtctttttagcattaaaATCTCTGTTGTTTCCTTGGACAGGGTTTCTCCATtaagctgtggtggaagtatattAACAAAAGGGGGGACTAAAAAGATTGTAACACTGAAAGGtttttacttgatttgactcatttggatagctgaagcttcatattagcttcagatcaactgatgtatttatttcaatatatttatgaagggatcttctaatggtctgCATTAACAGTAGGAATTATTACtacaagaaaaaacatctttcagtgttcatttaggcacctgactgttgttttaagagacTTGAAtattgtgaacttgtcctttaaatgaTGACAAGTATTTCCATATTatgataaatgttttcattgagTTAATTACATAGGCATTTCTGCCAGACTTCAATCAgatcttttcatcttttcattttccCAGTGAGGGTATTTCCAGACATGTATGAAGA is from Scomber scombrus chromosome 5, fScoSco1.1, whole genome shotgun sequence and encodes:
- the n4bp2l2 gene encoding NEDD4-binding protein 2-like 2, with amino-acid sequence MMSQENGATCVSNNSSSPHRNEKERVLKEVGFTSTTFIGPAFPPKTTTVKTDIEDTLSEFYKELEKLDAPDGTTVNPGKQYAGVVQPSLHPKTSTRKEGQRTNQEKTDNTTRQADTDGRSGQKRPSWYQNEPYYPKRPRSGIDMNSAHDPQHYPHAPNRPPNPRFDRLPFHPPPPPSAFPNPPDLPSHINHNRIDTGMINQYRDQPPFPPFSTNECSHPPQDFIGDTPYRHDRDERGYDHNARPDYVNVGWSRDKQEEWSQFSEDFDWRQRFDSENELWERQHHCRPPDNTLSQHSSLVLILMRGLPGSGKSTMARELLSTGPSGLILSTDDYFAYKDGYHYEPGLLGKAHEWNQSRAKDAMHDGRSPVIIDNTNIQAWEMQPYVKMALERGYRVDFCEPDTRWKFDPHELEKRNKHGVTQEKIAQMMDRFSFPISIDIVMCSQEPPHVNQRRRPEQPQMRNNRDFY